A stretch of Panthera uncia isolate 11264 chromosome A1 unlocalized genomic scaffold, Puncia_PCG_1.0 HiC_scaffold_16, whole genome shotgun sequence DNA encodes these proteins:
- the LOC125933997 gene encoding 40S ribosomal protein S24-like has translation MMCESYTCVAPVGLPSLPSYLGSTAIPNDTVTIRTRKFMTNRLLQRKQMVIDVLHPGKATVPKTEIGEKLAKMYKTTPDVIFVFGFRTHFGGGKTTGFGMIYDSLDYAKKNEPKHRLARHGLYEKKKTSRKQRKERKNRMKKVRGTAKANVGAGKK, from the exons ATGATGTGTGAATCCTACACCTGCGTTGCTCCTGTGGGACTGCCCTCTCTCCCATCCTACCTTGG CTCGACCGCCATCCCGAATGACACAGTAACTATCCGGACCAGGAAGTTCATGACCAACCGACTACTTCAGCGGAAACAGATGGTCATCGATGTTCTTCACCCCGGAAAGGCAACAGTACCTAAGACAGAAATTGGGGAAAAACTAGCCAAAATGTACAAGACCACACCAGATGTCATCTTTGTATTTGGATTCAGAACCCATTTTGGAGGTGGCAAGACAACTGGCTTTGGCATGATTTATGATTCCTTGgattatgcaaagaaaaatgaacccaaaCATAGACTTGCACGACATGGCCTGTATGAGAAGAAAAAGACGTCGAGAAAACAGCGAAAGGAACGCAAGAACCGAATGAAGAAAGTCAGGGGAACTGCAAAAGCTAATGTTGGTGCTGGCAAAAAGTGA